A stretch of Onychomys torridus chromosome 2, mOncTor1.1, whole genome shotgun sequence DNA encodes these proteins:
- the Chchd7 gene encoding coiled-coil-helix-coiled-coil-helix domain-containing protein 7 produces the protein MPMVTRRLRDPDINPCLSESDASTRCMDENNYDRERCSNYFLKYKNCRRFWNSVMVQRRQNGVQPSMPTAAERDEILGAMQKMPY, from the exons ATGCCTATGGTCACAAGGCGGCTGAGAGATCCTGACATAAACCCTTGCTTGTCG GAATCTGATGCTTCTACCAGATGTATGGATGAAAATAACTATGACAGGGAAAGGTGTTCCAATTACTTCTTGAAGTACAAAAACTGCCGGCGATTCTGG AATTCTGTCATGGTCCAAAGAAGACAAAATGGAGTTCAGCCATCTATGCCTACAGCAGCAGAAAGAGATGAAATTTTGGGAGCAATGCAAAAGATGCCCTATTGA